In the genome of Helicobacter sp. 12S02232-10, the window AATATTGATTCCAAAAGCACTTTTATAAGGGCTAAAAATCTTTATAACACATCTGTGCAAAATTCATCGTATGCTGATTTTATTTCTGACATTCAAACAAGCTCCCATATTTTGGGTATAAAAACAGATGCTGACCTTTCCTATCAAAGTTCGATAACAATTGGAGTAAAGATGGGATGCAGAACAATGCAATAAAATGACAGCAAAATAAAACTCCAAAAAAGATAAACCAAATGAAACGCATAAAATTCGCATTATTAAGCGAGATTTTATATTGGCATAGTAGATTGAGATTTTTATCAAGTTAAAGGGTATGAAATCAAATAATGCAACGATAAATTCATAGCAATCGCATAAGGAATGCTATGAATTTTGATTTTCTTTGTTTTGAAGTCATTGTAATGTGGGTTTGCTTTCCATAATGCAGATACTTTCAATGATATCGTTTTGTTTGAGTGAATCTAGGATATCCAAGCTTTTCTTATCATCAGGCTGAATTTGTCCAAATACGGTATGTTCGCCATCCAAATGAGGCAAATCGACAAAGCACAAGAAAAATTGGCTTCCTCCAGTATCTCTCCCAGCGTGAGCCATCGACAAAGAACCTTTTTTGTGTCGGTTAGGATTATTTGTAAGCTCGCATTTGATGCGATAATTAGGACCTCCTGTTCCTGTTCCATTGGGGCAACCCCCTTGAGCG includes:
- a CDS encoding peptidylprolyl isomerase, which encodes MEELKTYDINQEELNKLQYALITTKKGDILVKLFPNDAPQTVMNFAFLAKDGFYDGLKFHRVIEGFVAQGGCPNGTGTGGPNYRIKCELTNNPNRHKKGSLSMAHAGRDTGGSQFFLCFVDLPHLDGEHTVFGQIQPDDKKSLDILDSLKQNDIIESICIMESKPTLQ